The Actinocatenispora sera genome has a window encoding:
- a CDS encoding GNAT family N-acetyltransferase, whose protein sequence is MRIDEPTRADLGPILADHDRYWGGRDLRWLHHPMYCRQFADTGLVARADGIVGYLFGFVAPTGEGYVHLVAVRDDARGTGLGRTLYDRFGELAAARGADRLTAITTPGNAGSIAFHRALGFTAETVADYSGPGGDRVVLHRPLDREPVRIEPARVSDAGAVLTVQQAAFVTEALAYGAAIPPVRESVADVTAAIVAGRVLVARDGARVIGAARVSPIDHGTGAEIGRLAVAPDRQGEGLGSRLLAAAEAHAGPVERYVLVTGHRSERNLGLYRRRGYTETHRALDPVGVPVIHLAKPRHTS, encoded by the coding sequence GTGCGGATCGATGAGCCGACGCGGGCGGACCTCGGGCCGATCCTCGCCGACCACGATCGGTACTGGGGCGGTCGGGACCTGCGATGGCTGCACCACCCGATGTACTGCCGGCAGTTCGCCGACACCGGCCTGGTCGCCCGCGCCGACGGCATCGTCGGCTACCTGTTCGGGTTCGTGGCGCCGACCGGCGAGGGCTACGTGCACCTGGTGGCGGTGCGCGACGACGCCCGCGGTACCGGGCTGGGCCGCACCCTGTACGACCGGTTCGGCGAGCTCGCCGCCGCCCGCGGCGCCGACCGGCTGACCGCGATCACCACGCCCGGCAACGCCGGATCGATCGCGTTCCACCGCGCGCTCGGTTTCACCGCCGAGACCGTCGCCGACTACTCCGGCCCCGGCGGCGACCGGGTCGTGCTGCACCGCCCGCTCGACCGCGAACCGGTACGGATCGAGCCGGCGCGGGTGTCCGACGCCGGCGCGGTACTCACGGTCCAGCAGGCCGCGTTCGTCACCGAAGCGCTGGCGTACGGCGCGGCGATCCCGCCGGTACGCGAGAGTGTCGCCGACGTCACGGCGGCGATCGTCGCCGGCCGGGTACTGGTGGCCCGGGACGGGGCCCGGGTGATCGGCGCCGCCCGGGTCTCCCCCATCGACCACGGCACCGGGGCGGAGATCGGGCGGTTGGCGGTGGCGCCGGACCGGCAGGGCGAGGGGCTGGGCAGCCGGCTGCTCGCCGCCGCGGAGGCGCACGCCGGACCGGTCGAGCGGTACGTGCTGGTCACCGGTCACCGCAGCGAGCGCAACCTGGGCCTGTACCGGCGGCGCGGGTACACCGAGACGCACCGGGCCCTGGATCCGGTCGGAGTGCCGGTGATACATCTGGCCAAACCACGCCATACCAGCTGA
- the typA gene encoding translational GTPase TypA: protein MAVRTDLRNVAIIAHVDHGKTTLVDAMLRQSGAFGAHLSAHEAEDRVMDSMDLEREKGITILAKNTAVHYSPPDGGDPVTINIVDTPGHADFGGEVERGLSMVDGVVLLVDASEGPLPQTRFVLRKALAAKLPVVLVINKVDRSDARIAEVVDSTYELFFDLDASDEQIDFPIVYASARSGRASLERPADGGQPDSPNLEPLFRTILDTVPAPSYTEGAPLQAHVTNLDASPFLGRIALCRVHEGTIRKGETVAWCRHDGTVERVRISELLMTEALERKPAESARQGDIIAIAGIADIMIGDTLADPEDPRPLPLITVDEPAISMVIGTNTSPLVGRVKGSKVTARLVKDRLDRELVGNVSLRVLPTERPDAWEVQGRGELALAILVEIMRREGYELTVGKPQVVTHTVDGKVHEPTERLTVDAPEEYLGTITQLLNLRKGRMENLVNHGTGWVRMEWIVPSRGLIGFRTEFLTETRGTGIAHHVFESYEPWFGELRTRNTGSLIADRAGVAVAFAMHNLQERGTLFVEPTTEVYEGMIVGENSRADDMDVNITKEKKLTNMRSSTGDELERLVPPRKLSLEQALEFCRGDECVEVTPETVRIRKVVLSAAERGRARGRANRT from the coding sequence ATGGCAGTACGCACCGACCTCCGCAATGTCGCGATCATCGCGCACGTCGACCATGGCAAGACGACCCTCGTGGACGCGATGCTCCGGCAGTCCGGCGCGTTCGGCGCGCACCTGTCCGCGCACGAGGCCGAGGACCGGGTCATGGACTCGATGGACCTCGAACGGGAAAAGGGCATCACGATCCTGGCCAAGAACACGGCCGTGCACTACAGCCCGCCGGACGGCGGCGACCCGGTGACGATCAACATCGTGGACACCCCGGGGCACGCCGATTTCGGCGGCGAGGTGGAGCGCGGACTGTCCATGGTCGACGGCGTGGTGCTGCTGGTGGACGCCAGCGAGGGTCCGCTGCCGCAGACCCGGTTCGTGCTGCGCAAGGCGCTCGCGGCGAAGCTGCCGGTGGTACTCGTGATCAACAAGGTGGATCGCTCCGACGCCCGGATCGCCGAGGTCGTCGACTCCACCTACGAGCTGTTCTTCGACCTGGACGCGAGCGACGAGCAGATCGACTTCCCGATCGTGTACGCGTCGGCCCGATCCGGGCGGGCCAGCCTGGAGCGCCCGGCCGACGGCGGCCAGCCCGACTCCCCCAACCTCGAACCCCTGTTCCGTACGATCCTGGACACCGTCCCTGCCCCGTCGTACACCGAGGGCGCGCCGCTGCAGGCGCACGTGACGAACCTGGACGCGTCGCCGTTCCTCGGCCGCATCGCGCTGTGCCGGGTGCACGAGGGAACCATCCGCAAGGGCGAGACGGTCGCCTGGTGCCGGCACGACGGTACGGTCGAGCGGGTCCGGATCTCCGAGCTGCTGATGACCGAGGCGCTCGAGCGCAAGCCGGCCGAGTCGGCCCGGCAGGGCGACATCATCGCCATCGCCGGTATCGCCGACATCATGATCGGCGACACTCTCGCCGATCCGGAGGACCCGCGCCCGCTACCGCTGATCACCGTGGACGAACCGGCCATCTCAATGGTGATCGGTACCAACACCTCGCCGCTGGTCGGCCGGGTCAAGGGTTCGAAGGTCACCGCGCGGCTGGTCAAGGACCGGCTGGACCGGGAGCTCGTCGGCAACGTCTCGCTGCGGGTGCTGCCCACCGAGCGGCCGGACGCCTGGGAGGTGCAGGGCCGTGGTGAGCTGGCGCTGGCGATCCTGGTGGAGATCATGCGCCGGGAGGGCTACGAGCTGACGGTGGGCAAGCCGCAGGTGGTCACGCACACCGTCGACGGCAAGGTGCACGAGCCGACCGAGCGACTCACGGTGGATGCGCCGGAGGAGTACCTGGGCACGATCACCCAGCTGCTCAACCTGCGCAAGGGCCGGATGGAGAACCTGGTCAACCACGGCACCGGCTGGGTCCGGATGGAGTGGATCGTGCCGTCCCGCGGCCTGATCGGCTTCCGCACCGAGTTCCTCACCGAGACCCGCGGCACCGGCATCGCCCACCACGTCTTCGAGTCGTACGAGCCGTGGTTCGGTGAGCTGCGCACCCGCAACACCGGCTCGCTGATCGCCGACCGGGCCGGCGTGGCCGTCGCGTTCGCGATGCACAACCTGCAGGAGCGCGGCACCCTGTTCGTCGAGCCGACCACCGAGGTGTACGAGGGCATGATCGTCGGCGAGAACTCGCGCGCCGACGACATGGACGTCAACATCACCAAGGAGAAGAAGCTCACCAACATGCGCTCCTCCACCGGTGACGAGCTGGAGCGGCTGGTGCCGCCGCGCAAGCTGTCGCTGGAGCAGGCGCTGGAGTTCTGCCGCGGCGACGAGTGCGTCGAGGTGACCCCGGAGACGGTCCGGATCCGCAAGGTCGTGCTGTCGGCCGCCGAGCGGGGTCGCGCCCGCGGCCGCGCCAACCGCACCTGA